One Pseudomonas sp. AN-1 genomic region harbors:
- a CDS encoding ABC transporter ATP-binding protein, giving the protein MIEIEKLTKRFAQHTAVDELSFRVQPGEVLGFLGPNGAGKSTTMKMLTGFLAPTSGTARIFGFDIRRQTLKAQQQIGYLPEGAPCYGDMKVRGFLEFIAEVRGFRGAEKKARVAKAVAQVELDKVLEQSIETLSKGFKRRVGLAQAILHDPRALILDEPTDGLDPNQKHQVRQLIQNLATDKIIIISTHILEEVTAVCSRAVVIAGGRLLADGTPFELESRSRYHQAVTLVGEAPLDEAALAALPGVAGVERNAREHSLTVLAQPGQAIFPQVSALVAVRGWNIKEMDVERGRLDEVFRTLTRGEAA; this is encoded by the coding sequence ATGATCGAGATCGAAAAACTCACCAAACGCTTTGCGCAGCACACGGCGGTGGACGAGCTGTCCTTCCGCGTCCAGCCCGGCGAAGTGCTGGGTTTCCTCGGCCCCAACGGGGCCGGCAAGTCGACCACCATGAAGATGCTCACCGGCTTCCTCGCGCCGACGTCGGGCACCGCGCGCATCTTCGGCTTCGACATCCGCAGGCAGACCCTCAAGGCCCAGCAGCAGATCGGCTACCTGCCCGAGGGCGCGCCCTGCTACGGCGACATGAAGGTGCGCGGTTTCCTCGAGTTCATCGCCGAGGTGCGCGGTTTCCGCGGCGCCGAGAAGAAGGCGCGGGTGGCGAAGGCGGTGGCGCAGGTCGAGCTGGACAAGGTCCTCGAGCAGTCGATCGAGACCCTGTCCAAGGGCTTCAAGCGCCGCGTCGGCCTGGCCCAGGCGATCCTCCACGATCCGCGCGCGCTGATCCTCGACGAGCCCACCGACGGCCTCGACCCCAACCAGAAGCATCAGGTGCGCCAGCTGATCCAGAACCTGGCGACCGACAAGATCATCATCATTTCCACGCACATCCTCGAGGAAGTCACCGCGGTCTGTTCCCGCGCAGTGGTGATCGCCGGCGGCCGGCTGCTGGCCGACGGCACGCCCTTCGAGCTGGAGAGCCGTTCGCGCTACCACCAGGCGGTGACCCTGGTCGGCGAGGCGCCGCTGGACGAGGCGGCGCTGGCGGCGCTGCCGGGCGTGGCCGGAGTGGAGCGCAACGCCCGCGAGCACAGCCTGACCGTGCTGGCGCAGCCCGGCCAGGCGATCTTCCCGCAGGTCAGCGCGCTGGTGGCGGTGCGCGGCTGGAACATCAAGGAAATGGACGTGGAGCGCGGCCGCCTCGACGAGGTGTTCCGCACCCTGACCCGAGGAGAGGCGGCATGA
- a CDS encoding mechanosensitive ion channel family protein — translation MISAGTEKAGQLWQLVADYGAAFAVKILAAIAFWVVGRWLIGVAVGLVQRSLGAQRVDPTVLRYLGSFITVTLNILLVIGILGYFGVQTTTFAALIAAVGLAIGMAWSGLLANLAAGGFIIVLRPFKVGDFVSAGGVTGTVTEIGLFATAITTPDNVLTLVGNNKIFGDNILNYTANPFRRVELKAQLAGAADWHAAAALLKQRIAAIDNVLATPAVDVEILEFNLVGPVLAVRPYCHNDHYWQVYFDTNRVIKDALGEAGFPAPMPAQTVIVQQSGGPL, via the coding sequence CTACGGCGCCGCCTTCGCGGTGAAGATCCTCGCCGCCATTGCCTTCTGGGTGGTCGGCCGCTGGCTGATCGGGGTCGCCGTCGGCCTGGTGCAACGCTCCCTGGGCGCGCAGCGGGTCGATCCGACCGTGCTGCGCTACCTCGGCTCGTTCATCACCGTCACCCTCAACATCCTGCTGGTGATCGGCATCCTCGGCTATTTCGGGGTGCAGACCACCACCTTCGCCGCGCTGATCGCCGCGGTCGGCCTGGCCATCGGCATGGCCTGGTCGGGGCTGCTGGCCAACCTCGCCGCCGGCGGCTTCATCATCGTCCTGCGCCCGTTCAAGGTCGGCGACTTCGTCAGCGCCGGTGGCGTGACCGGCACGGTCACCGAGATCGGCCTGTTCGCCACGGCGATCACCACCCCGGACAACGTGCTGACCCTGGTGGGCAACAACAAGATCTTCGGCGACAACATCCTCAACTACACGGCCAACCCGTTCCGTCGCGTCGAGCTCAAGGCCCAGCTGGCCGGCGCCGCCGACTGGCACGCCGCGGCGGCGCTGCTCAAGCAGCGCATCGCCGCCATCGACAACGTGCTGGCCACGCCTGCGGTGGACGTGGAGATCCTCGAGTTCAACCTGGTCGGTCCGGTGCTGGCGGTGCGCCCGTACTGCCACAACGACCACTACTGGCAGGTCTACTTCGACACCAATCGCGTCATCAAGGACGCCCTCGGCGAGGCCGGCTTCCCGGCACCGATGCCGGCGCAGACAGTCATCGTGCAGCAGTCCGGCGGCCCGCTTTGA
- a CDS encoding cytochrome P460 family protein, whose amino-acid sequence MKPLLLALLAALPATVAQAADPEVPYPAGYRYWQHVKSMVIEQGHPLYESFGGIHHIYANAAALEGYKAGKFPDGAVIVFDLLEARRADSAVTEGSRKVVGVMHKDAGKYAATGGWGFEGFAAGDPARRAVGANAASACYSCHAPEKAHDYVFSRRRD is encoded by the coding sequence ATGAAACCCCTTCTGCTTGCCCTGCTGGCCGCGCTGCCCGCCACGGTGGCCCAGGCCGCCGACCCCGAGGTTCCCTATCCCGCCGGATACCGCTACTGGCAGCATGTCAAGAGCATGGTGATCGAGCAGGGGCACCCGCTGTACGAGTCCTTCGGCGGCATCCACCACATCTATGCCAATGCCGCCGCCCTGGAGGGCTACAAGGCCGGCAAGTTTCCGGACGGCGCGGTCATCGTGTTCGATCTGCTGGAGGCCAGGCGTGCCGACAGCGCGGTCACCGAAGGATCGCGCAAGGTGGTCGGGGTGATGCACAAGGATGCCGGCAAGTACGCCGCCACCGGCGGCTGGGGCTTCGAGGGCTTCGCTGCCGGCGACCCGGCCCGGCGCGCGGTGGGCGCCAATGCGGCGAGCGCCTGCTACTCCTGCCACGCCCCCGAGAAGGCCCACGACTACGTGTTCAGCCGGCGGCGCGACTGA